In Paenibacillus kyungheensis, the following are encoded in one genomic region:
- a CDS encoding DNA alkylation repair protein — MENFKDRFSESFLQHFVDVMIEQSSKFQADLFLQQIYDDRWHELAFKQRLRHIAEAITVALPLPYPQAIDILIQAAPYCRGVEYLFFPDYVELNGLEHLDVSIRALEVFTVYSSAEFAVRPFIIRYPAQMLEQMDRWIVSDNEHLRRLASEGFRPRLPWATQLPLFIQDPSPTLERLTKLNNDPSLYVRKSVANHLNDIAKDHPDRIAELAQQWYGHHTHTDWIVRHGCRTLLKRDHPAILQLFGYIASEDVHITHFQVQPTTVMMGDYVEFSFTLVNESATDQSLRIDYEIHHMKANGKNAPKRFKWTAKSFASGTHVIRKKHLFKEITTRKYYAGIHYVSIYINGVEQDKASFMLEL; from the coding sequence ATGGAAAATTTTAAAGATCGATTTAGCGAATCTTTTTTACAGCATTTTGTTGATGTGATGATAGAACAATCTTCCAAGTTCCAAGCAGATCTATTTTTGCAACAGATTTATGATGATCGGTGGCACGAACTTGCGTTCAAACAACGGTTACGGCATATTGCTGAAGCGATTACGGTTGCTCTTCCTCTACCTTATCCGCAAGCTATCGATATCTTAATTCAGGCGGCTCCCTACTGTCGGGGTGTAGAATATTTATTTTTCCCGGATTATGTAGAGTTAAATGGGCTGGAGCATTTGGATGTGTCGATACGTGCTTTGGAAGTATTCACTGTGTATTCCAGTGCTGAATTTGCTGTACGTCCTTTTATTATTCGATATCCGGCACAGATGTTAGAGCAGATGGATCGCTGGATCGTAAGCGATAATGAGCATCTACGCCGTCTGGCGAGTGAAGGATTCCGTCCACGCTTACCCTGGGCGACCCAGTTGCCTTTATTTATTCAAGATCCATCGCCAACGCTAGAACGATTAACCAAGCTTAACAACGATCCTTCGCTTTATGTACGTAAAAGTGTAGCCAATCATCTAAATGATATTGCCAAAGACCATCCTGATCGTATCGCCGAGTTAGCTCAACAATGGTATGGTCATCATACTCATACAGATTGGATTGTTCGTCACGGCTGTCGTACACTGCTGAAGCGTGATCATCCTGCTATATTGCAATTGTTCGGCTATATCGCCAGTGAAGACGTACATATAACCCATTTTCAAGTACAGCCGACTACAGTGATGATGGGCGATTATGTTGAGTTTTCATTTACACTGGTTAACGAATCGGCTACAGACCAATCGTTGCGGATTGATTACGAGATTCATCATATGAAAGCAAACGGCAAAAATGCTCCTAAACGGTTCAAATGGACAGCCAAATCTTTCGCTTCTGGCACCCATGTTATCCGCAAAAAGCATCTATTTAAAGAAATTACTACACGTAAATATTATGCAGGTATCCATTATGTATCGATCTATATTAATGGTGTAGAGCAAGATAAAGCTTCGTTTATGTTAGAGCTGTAG